The Hemibagrus wyckioides isolate EC202008001 linkage group LG15, SWU_Hwy_1.0, whole genome shotgun sequence genome window below encodes:
- the foxp1a gene encoding forkhead box protein P1a isoform X3: MYSYFLERMNTFVYIVVRPALRGSSSARQRELRVKLFLLFAALQISQQSFANTSVKQTPFRDMQESKTDQAANSSPAGQEQLSLGVEQVTNETPVKASAPSIHQIQQALQVAQQQQQQSAEKSQKSVEKEPETQVPVSLAMITPQVITPQQMQQILQQQVLNPQQLQLLLQQQQALMLQQQQLQEFYKKQQDELRLQLLQQQHTGKPSKEQQMLAQQMAVQQQLLSLQQQHLQRQGLLTLPATALTSLPQKLQQLWKDVTEVRSEEKSRGDKSPSSSKPSALNQHPSTNGHHTPRPIRRESSQEAQSNHPLYSHGVCKWPGCEAVLGDFQSFLKHLNSEHALDDKSTAQCRVQMQVVQQLELQLAKDKERLQAMMAHLHVKSTEPKPTPQPVNLVSNLTLAKATAPKPTPSMSLSQSATAPSTPLTPLPQTPSVIIPSSLHAVGPIRKRYSDKCNLAMDQDIVQNKEFYLSTEVRPPFTYAALIRQAIFESPEKQLTLNEIYNWFTRTFAYFRRNAATWKNAVRHNLSLHKCFVRVENVKGAVWTVDELEFQKRRPQKITGSPSLVKNIQSSLGQSPALSALQAVMADSSLPLYGSASVGGSSLQALASVMHEEFSAHEHDDGSQSDSSLDLSPMSALQHAGLKGQQMEREYLESSMSPEMGDEHSPDIDHDADYPEEHEPHAARPIAFS, translated from the exons CGACATGCAGGAATCCAAGACGGATCAAGCAGCCAACAGCAGTCCAGCTGGCCAGGAGCAACTGAGCTTGGGCGTGGAGCAAGTGACCAATGAGACACCAGTAAAAGCATCTGCACCCAGCATACACCAGATACAACAG GCACTTCAAGTTGctcaacaacagcaacagcagagTGCGGAGAAGTCCCAGAAGAGTGTGGAGAAGGAGCCAGAAACCCAG GTGCCTGTATCGCTGGCCATGATAACCCCTCAGGTGATCACACCTCAACAGATGCAGCAAATACTTCAGCAGCAAGTTCTGAACCCCCAACAGCTCCAGTTGCTATTGCAGCAACAGCAGGCTCTGATGTTGCAGCAG CAACAACTCCAGGAGTTCTACAAGAAGCAGCAGGACGAGCTCCGACTGCAGCTCCTCCAGCAGCAGCACACTGGCAAACCTAGCAAAGAG CAGCAGATGCTTGCTCAGCAGATGGCTGTCCAGCAGCAGCTCCTCTCTCTTCAACAGCAGCATCTGCAGAGGCAAGGACTGCTGACCCTCCCAGCCACAGCACTCACCTCACTGCCCCAGA AGCTGCAACAGCTGTGGAAAGATGTGACAGAGGTTAGATCGGAGGAAAAGAGCAGGGGTGACAAGTCACCCTCTTCTTCTAAACCGTCTGCTCTTAACCAGCACCCCAGTACCAATGGACACCACACACCCCGGCCAATCAGGAGAGAAAG TTCACAGGAGGCTCAGAGCAATCACCCACTCTATAGccatggtgtgtgtaagtggccTGGCTGCGAGGCTGTGTTAGGAGACTTCCAGTCATTCCTCAA GCATTTAAACAGTGAGCATGCACTGGATGACAAAAGCACAGCTCAGTGCAGAGTTCAGATGCAGGTTGTTCAACAACTTGAACTGCAG CTAGCAAAAGACAAAGAACGTCTCCAGGCCATGATGGCCCACCTCCATGTCAAATCTACTGAGCCTAAACCAACTCCACAGCCA GTGAATTTGGTTTCCAACCTCACACTGGCTAAGGCCACTGCTCCCAAACCCACTCCCTCCATGAGCCTTTCCCAGAGTGCTACAGCGCCATCGACACCACTCACACCACTCCCTCAGACACCCAGTGTCATCATCCCCAGCAGCCTGCATGCCGTGGGGCCAATTCGCAAACGTTACTCTGACAAATGCAACCTGGCTATGGACCAAG ACATTGTGCAGAATAAGGAGTTCTATTTGAGCACCGAGGTCAGACCCCCATTTACATATGCAGCTTTAATAAGGCAG GCAATTTTTGAGTCCCCAGAAAAGCAGCTAACACTAAATGAAATCTACAACTGGTTTACTCGAACCTTTGCATATTTTAGACGCAACGCAGCAACATGGAAG AATGCAGTACGGCATAACCTCAGTCTCCACAAGTGCTTTGTGAGAGTGGAGAATGTGAAAGGAGCTGTTTGGACTGTGGATGAACTGGAGTTTCAGAAGAGAAGACCTCAGAAGATCACCGG ATCACCCTCTCTGGTGAAGAATATCCAATCAAGTCTGGGCCAGAGCCCTGCTCTGTCTGCTCTCCAA GCTGTGATGGCGGACAGCAGCTTGCCTCTGTATGGTTCGGCCTCTGTAGGAGGCTCCAGCCTCCAGGCTCTGGCCAGTGTAATGCATGAAGAATTCAGTGCTCATGAGCATGATGATGGCTCCCAAAGTGACTCCAGCCTTGATCTGTCTCCTATGTCTGCTCT ACAACATGCTGGACTAAAAGGACAGCAGATGGAGAGGGAATACTTGGAAAGCTCCATGTCTCCAGAGATGGGAGATGAACACAGCCCCGATATCGATCATGACGCGGATTATCCCGAAGAGCACGAGCCGCACGCTGCTCGTCCTATTGCTTTTTCTTGA
- the foxp1a gene encoding forkhead box protein P1a isoform X4 → MYSYFLERMNTFVYIVVRPALRGSSSARQRELRVKLFLLFAALQISQQSFANTSVKQTPFRDMQESKTDQAANSSPAGQEQLSLGVEQVTNETPVKASAPSIHQIQQALQVAQQQQQQSAEKSQKSVEKEPETQVPVSLAMITPQVITPQQMQQILQQQVLNPQQLQLLLQQQQALMLQQQQLQEFYKKQQDELRLQLLQQQHTGKPSKEQMLAQQMAVQQQLLSLQQQHLQRQGLLTLPATALTSLPQKLQQLWKDVTEVRSEEKSRGDKSPSSSKPSALNQHPSTNGHHTPRPIRRESSQEAQSNHPLYSHGVCKWPGCEAVLGDFQSFLKHLNSEHALDDKSTAQCRVQMQVVQQLELQLAKDKERLQAMMAHLHVKSTEPKPTPQPVNLVSNLTLAKATAPKPTPSMSLSQSATAPSTPLTPLPQTPSVIIPSSLHAVGPIRKRYSDKCNLAMDQDIVQNKEFYLSTEVRPPFTYAALIRQAIFESPEKQLTLNEIYNWFTRTFAYFRRNAATWKNAVRHNLSLHKCFVRVENVKGAVWTVDELEFQKRRPQKITGSPSLVKNIQSSLGQSPALSALQAVMADSSLPLYGSASVGGSSLQALASVMHEEFSAHEHDDGSQSDSSLDLSPMSALQHAGLKGQQMEREYLESSMSPEMGDEHSPDIDHDADYPEEHEPHAARPIAFS, encoded by the exons CGACATGCAGGAATCCAAGACGGATCAAGCAGCCAACAGCAGTCCAGCTGGCCAGGAGCAACTGAGCTTGGGCGTGGAGCAAGTGACCAATGAGACACCAGTAAAAGCATCTGCACCCAGCATACACCAGATACAACAG GCACTTCAAGTTGctcaacaacagcaacagcagagTGCGGAGAAGTCCCAGAAGAGTGTGGAGAAGGAGCCAGAAACCCAG GTGCCTGTATCGCTGGCCATGATAACCCCTCAGGTGATCACACCTCAACAGATGCAGCAAATACTTCAGCAGCAAGTTCTGAACCCCCAACAGCTCCAGTTGCTATTGCAGCAACAGCAGGCTCTGATGTTGCAGCAG CAACAACTCCAGGAGTTCTACAAGAAGCAGCAGGACGAGCTCCGACTGCAGCTCCTCCAGCAGCAGCACACTGGCAAACCTAGCAAAGAG CAGATGCTTGCTCAGCAGATGGCTGTCCAGCAGCAGCTCCTCTCTCTTCAACAGCAGCATCTGCAGAGGCAAGGACTGCTGACCCTCCCAGCCACAGCACTCACCTCACTGCCCCAGA AGCTGCAACAGCTGTGGAAAGATGTGACAGAGGTTAGATCGGAGGAAAAGAGCAGGGGTGACAAGTCACCCTCTTCTTCTAAACCGTCTGCTCTTAACCAGCACCCCAGTACCAATGGACACCACACACCCCGGCCAATCAGGAGAGAAAG TTCACAGGAGGCTCAGAGCAATCACCCACTCTATAGccatggtgtgtgtaagtggccTGGCTGCGAGGCTGTGTTAGGAGACTTCCAGTCATTCCTCAA GCATTTAAACAGTGAGCATGCACTGGATGACAAAAGCACAGCTCAGTGCAGAGTTCAGATGCAGGTTGTTCAACAACTTGAACTGCAG CTAGCAAAAGACAAAGAACGTCTCCAGGCCATGATGGCCCACCTCCATGTCAAATCTACTGAGCCTAAACCAACTCCACAGCCA GTGAATTTGGTTTCCAACCTCACACTGGCTAAGGCCACTGCTCCCAAACCCACTCCCTCCATGAGCCTTTCCCAGAGTGCTACAGCGCCATCGACACCACTCACACCACTCCCTCAGACACCCAGTGTCATCATCCCCAGCAGCCTGCATGCCGTGGGGCCAATTCGCAAACGTTACTCTGACAAATGCAACCTGGCTATGGACCAAG ACATTGTGCAGAATAAGGAGTTCTATTTGAGCACCGAGGTCAGACCCCCATTTACATATGCAGCTTTAATAAGGCAG GCAATTTTTGAGTCCCCAGAAAAGCAGCTAACACTAAATGAAATCTACAACTGGTTTACTCGAACCTTTGCATATTTTAGACGCAACGCAGCAACATGGAAG AATGCAGTACGGCATAACCTCAGTCTCCACAAGTGCTTTGTGAGAGTGGAGAATGTGAAAGGAGCTGTTTGGACTGTGGATGAACTGGAGTTTCAGAAGAGAAGACCTCAGAAGATCACCGG ATCACCCTCTCTGGTGAAGAATATCCAATCAAGTCTGGGCCAGAGCCCTGCTCTGTCTGCTCTCCAA GCTGTGATGGCGGACAGCAGCTTGCCTCTGTATGGTTCGGCCTCTGTAGGAGGCTCCAGCCTCCAGGCTCTGGCCAGTGTAATGCATGAAGAATTCAGTGCTCATGAGCATGATGATGGCTCCCAAAGTGACTCCAGCCTTGATCTGTCTCCTATGTCTGCTCT ACAACATGCTGGACTAAAAGGACAGCAGATGGAGAGGGAATACTTGGAAAGCTCCATGTCTCCAGAGATGGGAGATGAACACAGCCCCGATATCGATCATGACGCGGATTATCCCGAAGAGCACGAGCCGCACGCTGCTCGTCCTATTGCTTTTTCTTGA
- the foxp1a gene encoding forkhead box protein P1a isoform X1 produces the protein MYSYFLERMNTFVYIVVRPALRGSSSARQRELRVKLFLLFAALQISQQSFANTSVKQTPFRDMQESKTDQAANSSPAGQEQLSLGVEQVTNETPVKASAPSIHQIQQALQVAQQQQQQSAEKSQKSVEKEPETQVPVSLAMITPQVITPQQMQQILQQQVLNPQQLQLLLQQQQALMLQQQQLQEFYKKQQDELRLQLLQQQHTGKPSKEQQMLAQQMAVQQQLLSLQQQHLQRQGLLTLPATALTSLPQSLIPAELQQLWKDVTEVRSEEKSRGDKSPSSSKPSALNQHPSTNGHHTPRPIRRESSQEAQSNHPLYSHGVCKWPGCEAVLGDFQSFLKHLNSEHALDDKSTAQCRVQMQVVQQLELQLAKDKERLQAMMAHLHVKSTEPKPTPQPVNLVSNLTLAKATAPKPTPSMSLSQSATAPSTPLTPLPQTPSVIIPSSLHAVGPIRKRYSDKCNLAMDQDIVQNKEFYLSTEVRPPFTYAALIRQAIFESPEKQLTLNEIYNWFTRTFAYFRRNAATWKNAVRHNLSLHKCFVRVENVKGAVWTVDELEFQKRRPQKITGSPSLVKNIQSSLGQSPALSALQAVMADSSLPLYGSASVGGSSLQALASVMHEEFSAHEHDDGSQSDSSLDLSPMSALQHAGLKGQQMEREYLESSMSPEMGDEHSPDIDHDADYPEEHEPHAARPIAFS, from the exons CGACATGCAGGAATCCAAGACGGATCAAGCAGCCAACAGCAGTCCAGCTGGCCAGGAGCAACTGAGCTTGGGCGTGGAGCAAGTGACCAATGAGACACCAGTAAAAGCATCTGCACCCAGCATACACCAGATACAACAG GCACTTCAAGTTGctcaacaacagcaacagcagagTGCGGAGAAGTCCCAGAAGAGTGTGGAGAAGGAGCCAGAAACCCAG GTGCCTGTATCGCTGGCCATGATAACCCCTCAGGTGATCACACCTCAACAGATGCAGCAAATACTTCAGCAGCAAGTTCTGAACCCCCAACAGCTCCAGTTGCTATTGCAGCAACAGCAGGCTCTGATGTTGCAGCAG CAACAACTCCAGGAGTTCTACAAGAAGCAGCAGGACGAGCTCCGACTGCAGCTCCTCCAGCAGCAGCACACTGGCAAACCTAGCAAAGAG CAGCAGATGCTTGCTCAGCAGATGGCTGTCCAGCAGCAGCTCCTCTCTCTTCAACAGCAGCATCTGCAGAGGCAAGGACTGCTGACCCTCCCAGCCACAGCACTCACCTCACTGCCCCAGA GTCTGATTCCTGCAGAGCTGCAACAGCTGTGGAAAGATGTGACAGAGGTTAGATCGGAGGAAAAGAGCAGGGGTGACAAGTCACCCTCTTCTTCTAAACCGTCTGCTCTTAACCAGCACCCCAGTACCAATGGACACCACACACCCCGGCCAATCAGGAGAGAAAG TTCACAGGAGGCTCAGAGCAATCACCCACTCTATAGccatggtgtgtgtaagtggccTGGCTGCGAGGCTGTGTTAGGAGACTTCCAGTCATTCCTCAA GCATTTAAACAGTGAGCATGCACTGGATGACAAAAGCACAGCTCAGTGCAGAGTTCAGATGCAGGTTGTTCAACAACTTGAACTGCAG CTAGCAAAAGACAAAGAACGTCTCCAGGCCATGATGGCCCACCTCCATGTCAAATCTACTGAGCCTAAACCAACTCCACAGCCA GTGAATTTGGTTTCCAACCTCACACTGGCTAAGGCCACTGCTCCCAAACCCACTCCCTCCATGAGCCTTTCCCAGAGTGCTACAGCGCCATCGACACCACTCACACCACTCCCTCAGACACCCAGTGTCATCATCCCCAGCAGCCTGCATGCCGTGGGGCCAATTCGCAAACGTTACTCTGACAAATGCAACCTGGCTATGGACCAAG ACATTGTGCAGAATAAGGAGTTCTATTTGAGCACCGAGGTCAGACCCCCATTTACATATGCAGCTTTAATAAGGCAG GCAATTTTTGAGTCCCCAGAAAAGCAGCTAACACTAAATGAAATCTACAACTGGTTTACTCGAACCTTTGCATATTTTAGACGCAACGCAGCAACATGGAAG AATGCAGTACGGCATAACCTCAGTCTCCACAAGTGCTTTGTGAGAGTGGAGAATGTGAAAGGAGCTGTTTGGACTGTGGATGAACTGGAGTTTCAGAAGAGAAGACCTCAGAAGATCACCGG ATCACCCTCTCTGGTGAAGAATATCCAATCAAGTCTGGGCCAGAGCCCTGCTCTGTCTGCTCTCCAA GCTGTGATGGCGGACAGCAGCTTGCCTCTGTATGGTTCGGCCTCTGTAGGAGGCTCCAGCCTCCAGGCTCTGGCCAGTGTAATGCATGAAGAATTCAGTGCTCATGAGCATGATGATGGCTCCCAAAGTGACTCCAGCCTTGATCTGTCTCCTATGTCTGCTCT ACAACATGCTGGACTAAAAGGACAGCAGATGGAGAGGGAATACTTGGAAAGCTCCATGTCTCCAGAGATGGGAGATGAACACAGCCCCGATATCGATCATGACGCGGATTATCCCGAAGAGCACGAGCCGCACGCTGCTCGTCCTATTGCTTTTTCTTGA
- the foxp1a gene encoding forkhead box protein P1a isoform X5, with amino-acid sequence MVFPCFHLNGRTYCLRLIDMQESKTDQAANSSPAGQEQLSLGVEQVTNETPVKASAPSIHQIQQALQVAQQQQQQSAEKSQKSVEKEPETQVPVSLAMITPQVITPQQMQQILQQQVLNPQQLQLLLQQQQALMLQQQQLQEFYKKQQDELRLQLLQQQHTGKPSKEQQMLAQQMAVQQQLLSLQQQHLQRQGLLTLPATALTSLPQSLIPAELQQLWKDVTEVRSEEKSRGDKSPSSSKPSALNQHPSTNGHHTPRPIRRESSQEAQSNHPLYSHGVCKWPGCEAVLGDFQSFLKHLNSEHALDDKSTAQCRVQMQVVQQLELQLAKDKERLQAMMAHLHVKSTEPKPTPQPVNLVSNLTLAKATAPKPTPSMSLSQSATAPSTPLTPLPQTPSVIIPSSLHAVGPIRKRYSDKCNLAMDQDIVQNKEFYLSTEVRPPFTYAALIRQAIFESPEKQLTLNEIYNWFTRTFAYFRRNAATWKNAVRHNLSLHKCFVRVENVKGAVWTVDELEFQKRRPQKITGSPSLVKNIQSSLGQSPALSALQAVMADSSLPLYGSASVGGSSLQALASVMHEEFSAHEHDDGSQSDSSLDLSPMSALQHAGLKGQQMEREYLESSMSPEMGDEHSPDIDHDADYPEEHEPHAARPIAFS; translated from the exons ATGGTCTTTCCCTGCTTTCATCTGAATGGTAGAACGTATTGTCTGCGACTCAT CGACATGCAGGAATCCAAGACGGATCAAGCAGCCAACAGCAGTCCAGCTGGCCAGGAGCAACTGAGCTTGGGCGTGGAGCAAGTGACCAATGAGACACCAGTAAAAGCATCTGCACCCAGCATACACCAGATACAACAG GCACTTCAAGTTGctcaacaacagcaacagcagagTGCGGAGAAGTCCCAGAAGAGTGTGGAGAAGGAGCCAGAAACCCAG GTGCCTGTATCGCTGGCCATGATAACCCCTCAGGTGATCACACCTCAACAGATGCAGCAAATACTTCAGCAGCAAGTTCTGAACCCCCAACAGCTCCAGTTGCTATTGCAGCAACAGCAGGCTCTGATGTTGCAGCAG CAACAACTCCAGGAGTTCTACAAGAAGCAGCAGGACGAGCTCCGACTGCAGCTCCTCCAGCAGCAGCACACTGGCAAACCTAGCAAAGAG CAGCAGATGCTTGCTCAGCAGATGGCTGTCCAGCAGCAGCTCCTCTCTCTTCAACAGCAGCATCTGCAGAGGCAAGGACTGCTGACCCTCCCAGCCACAGCACTCACCTCACTGCCCCAGA GTCTGATTCCTGCAGAGCTGCAACAGCTGTGGAAAGATGTGACAGAGGTTAGATCGGAGGAAAAGAGCAGGGGTGACAAGTCACCCTCTTCTTCTAAACCGTCTGCTCTTAACCAGCACCCCAGTACCAATGGACACCACACACCCCGGCCAATCAGGAGAGAAAG TTCACAGGAGGCTCAGAGCAATCACCCACTCTATAGccatggtgtgtgtaagtggccTGGCTGCGAGGCTGTGTTAGGAGACTTCCAGTCATTCCTCAA GCATTTAAACAGTGAGCATGCACTGGATGACAAAAGCACAGCTCAGTGCAGAGTTCAGATGCAGGTTGTTCAACAACTTGAACTGCAG CTAGCAAAAGACAAAGAACGTCTCCAGGCCATGATGGCCCACCTCCATGTCAAATCTACTGAGCCTAAACCAACTCCACAGCCA GTGAATTTGGTTTCCAACCTCACACTGGCTAAGGCCACTGCTCCCAAACCCACTCCCTCCATGAGCCTTTCCCAGAGTGCTACAGCGCCATCGACACCACTCACACCACTCCCTCAGACACCCAGTGTCATCATCCCCAGCAGCCTGCATGCCGTGGGGCCAATTCGCAAACGTTACTCTGACAAATGCAACCTGGCTATGGACCAAG ACATTGTGCAGAATAAGGAGTTCTATTTGAGCACCGAGGTCAGACCCCCATTTACATATGCAGCTTTAATAAGGCAG GCAATTTTTGAGTCCCCAGAAAAGCAGCTAACACTAAATGAAATCTACAACTGGTTTACTCGAACCTTTGCATATTTTAGACGCAACGCAGCAACATGGAAG AATGCAGTACGGCATAACCTCAGTCTCCACAAGTGCTTTGTGAGAGTGGAGAATGTGAAAGGAGCTGTTTGGACTGTGGATGAACTGGAGTTTCAGAAGAGAAGACCTCAGAAGATCACCGG ATCACCCTCTCTGGTGAAGAATATCCAATCAAGTCTGGGCCAGAGCCCTGCTCTGTCTGCTCTCCAA GCTGTGATGGCGGACAGCAGCTTGCCTCTGTATGGTTCGGCCTCTGTAGGAGGCTCCAGCCTCCAGGCTCTGGCCAGTGTAATGCATGAAGAATTCAGTGCTCATGAGCATGATGATGGCTCCCAAAGTGACTCCAGCCTTGATCTGTCTCCTATGTCTGCTCT ACAACATGCTGGACTAAAAGGACAGCAGATGGAGAGGGAATACTTGGAAAGCTCCATGTCTCCAGAGATGGGAGATGAACACAGCCCCGATATCGATCATGACGCGGATTATCCCGAAGAGCACGAGCCGCACGCTGCTCGTCCTATTGCTTTTTCTTGA
- the foxp1a gene encoding forkhead box protein P1a isoform X2, giving the protein MYSYFLERMNTFVYIVVRPALRGSSSARQRELRVKLFLLFAALQISQQSFANTSVKQTPFRDMQESKTDQAANSSPAGQEQLSLGVEQVTNETPVKASAPSIHQIQQALQVAQQQQQQSAEKSQKSVEKEPETQVPVSLAMITPQVITPQQMQQILQQQVLNPQQLQLLLQQQQALMLQQQQLQEFYKKQQDELRLQLLQQQHTGKPSKEQMLAQQMAVQQQLLSLQQQHLQRQGLLTLPATALTSLPQSLIPAELQQLWKDVTEVRSEEKSRGDKSPSSSKPSALNQHPSTNGHHTPRPIRRESSQEAQSNHPLYSHGVCKWPGCEAVLGDFQSFLKHLNSEHALDDKSTAQCRVQMQVVQQLELQLAKDKERLQAMMAHLHVKSTEPKPTPQPVNLVSNLTLAKATAPKPTPSMSLSQSATAPSTPLTPLPQTPSVIIPSSLHAVGPIRKRYSDKCNLAMDQDIVQNKEFYLSTEVRPPFTYAALIRQAIFESPEKQLTLNEIYNWFTRTFAYFRRNAATWKNAVRHNLSLHKCFVRVENVKGAVWTVDELEFQKRRPQKITGSPSLVKNIQSSLGQSPALSALQAVMADSSLPLYGSASVGGSSLQALASVMHEEFSAHEHDDGSQSDSSLDLSPMSALQHAGLKGQQMEREYLESSMSPEMGDEHSPDIDHDADYPEEHEPHAARPIAFS; this is encoded by the exons CGACATGCAGGAATCCAAGACGGATCAAGCAGCCAACAGCAGTCCAGCTGGCCAGGAGCAACTGAGCTTGGGCGTGGAGCAAGTGACCAATGAGACACCAGTAAAAGCATCTGCACCCAGCATACACCAGATACAACAG GCACTTCAAGTTGctcaacaacagcaacagcagagTGCGGAGAAGTCCCAGAAGAGTGTGGAGAAGGAGCCAGAAACCCAG GTGCCTGTATCGCTGGCCATGATAACCCCTCAGGTGATCACACCTCAACAGATGCAGCAAATACTTCAGCAGCAAGTTCTGAACCCCCAACAGCTCCAGTTGCTATTGCAGCAACAGCAGGCTCTGATGTTGCAGCAG CAACAACTCCAGGAGTTCTACAAGAAGCAGCAGGACGAGCTCCGACTGCAGCTCCTCCAGCAGCAGCACACTGGCAAACCTAGCAAAGAG CAGATGCTTGCTCAGCAGATGGCTGTCCAGCAGCAGCTCCTCTCTCTTCAACAGCAGCATCTGCAGAGGCAAGGACTGCTGACCCTCCCAGCCACAGCACTCACCTCACTGCCCCAGA GTCTGATTCCTGCAGAGCTGCAACAGCTGTGGAAAGATGTGACAGAGGTTAGATCGGAGGAAAAGAGCAGGGGTGACAAGTCACCCTCTTCTTCTAAACCGTCTGCTCTTAACCAGCACCCCAGTACCAATGGACACCACACACCCCGGCCAATCAGGAGAGAAAG TTCACAGGAGGCTCAGAGCAATCACCCACTCTATAGccatggtgtgtgtaagtggccTGGCTGCGAGGCTGTGTTAGGAGACTTCCAGTCATTCCTCAA GCATTTAAACAGTGAGCATGCACTGGATGACAAAAGCACAGCTCAGTGCAGAGTTCAGATGCAGGTTGTTCAACAACTTGAACTGCAG CTAGCAAAAGACAAAGAACGTCTCCAGGCCATGATGGCCCACCTCCATGTCAAATCTACTGAGCCTAAACCAACTCCACAGCCA GTGAATTTGGTTTCCAACCTCACACTGGCTAAGGCCACTGCTCCCAAACCCACTCCCTCCATGAGCCTTTCCCAGAGTGCTACAGCGCCATCGACACCACTCACACCACTCCCTCAGACACCCAGTGTCATCATCCCCAGCAGCCTGCATGCCGTGGGGCCAATTCGCAAACGTTACTCTGACAAATGCAACCTGGCTATGGACCAAG ACATTGTGCAGAATAAGGAGTTCTATTTGAGCACCGAGGTCAGACCCCCATTTACATATGCAGCTTTAATAAGGCAG GCAATTTTTGAGTCCCCAGAAAAGCAGCTAACACTAAATGAAATCTACAACTGGTTTACTCGAACCTTTGCATATTTTAGACGCAACGCAGCAACATGGAAG AATGCAGTACGGCATAACCTCAGTCTCCACAAGTGCTTTGTGAGAGTGGAGAATGTGAAAGGAGCTGTTTGGACTGTGGATGAACTGGAGTTTCAGAAGAGAAGACCTCAGAAGATCACCGG ATCACCCTCTCTGGTGAAGAATATCCAATCAAGTCTGGGCCAGAGCCCTGCTCTGTCTGCTCTCCAA GCTGTGATGGCGGACAGCAGCTTGCCTCTGTATGGTTCGGCCTCTGTAGGAGGCTCCAGCCTCCAGGCTCTGGCCAGTGTAATGCATGAAGAATTCAGTGCTCATGAGCATGATGATGGCTCCCAAAGTGACTCCAGCCTTGATCTGTCTCCTATGTCTGCTCT ACAACATGCTGGACTAAAAGGACAGCAGATGGAGAGGGAATACTTGGAAAGCTCCATGTCTCCAGAGATGGGAGATGAACACAGCCCCGATATCGATCATGACGCGGATTATCCCGAAGAGCACGAGCCGCACGCTGCTCGTCCTATTGCTTTTTCTTGA